One window from the genome of Ananas comosus cultivar F153 linkage group 13, ASM154086v1, whole genome shotgun sequence encodes:
- the LOC109719508 gene encoding L-type lectin-domain containing receptor kinase S.4-like: MPKNLVVFFFSLLLSVAAQRDEFVYTGFGSGSGGANGGGANMSLNGIAEIEDSGILRLTNETTRLIGHAFYPTSLRFKNGTDGAVFSFSTAFAFAIVPEYPKLGGHGLAFTIATSKELAGALPSQYLGLLNASDVGNATNHVFAVEFDTVQDFEFGDINDNHVGIDLNNLASNASAAAAYYDGDGGTKSDLNLKSGDTIQGWVDYDGARKMLYVAISPSSTKPSKPLLAFPVDLAPILEERMYAGFSASTGLLASSHYLMGWSFKMNGAAQSLDLSSLPSLPRSKKKNTTFILATSFSAFVLLVGAAAAGAYLFYKVKNADVVEPWELCYGPHRYSYKELKRATRGFRDKQLLGFGGFGKVYKGTLPGSGAGAGAEVAVKRVSHESRQGIREFVAEIATIGRLRHRNLVQLQGWCRRRGDLLLVYDYMPNGSLDKYLFCDGTEEDEETQKRGGVGGRRRRLLTWAERFRILRGVASALLYLHEEWEHVVVHRDVKASNVLLDADLNGRLGDFGLAKLYEHGANPSTTRVVGTLGYLAPEMTRTGRATTASDVFAFGALALEAACGRRPIDPKAAPEELILVEWVWERWAAGRWAETVDARLGGDYDRDEAMVAIKVGLMCSHPAAAARPTMREVVRYLDGGDAAEMPEIRSPPPPGYEGAGKGHEGFDDFVHSYPSSSFEKLSASASPVAVGVGVGVGERAAVGPMGYSPLAQSQPHSDVTA, from the coding sequence ATGCCTAAGAAtctcgtcgtcttcttcttctcgctgCTCCTCTCCGTCGCCGCCCAGCGAGATGAGTTCGTGTACACCGGCttcggcagcggcagcggcggcgccaATGGCGGCGGAGCGAACATGAGCTTGAACGGCATAGCGGAGATCGAGGATAGCGGGATCCTGAGGCTAACCAATGAGACGACCCGCCTCATCGGCCACGCCTTCTATCCGACGTCCCTCCGCTTCAAGAACGGCACGGACGGCGCCGTGTTCTCCTTCTCCACGGCGTTCGCCTTCGCCATCGTGCCCGAGTACCCGAAGCTCGGGGGCCACGGCCTCGCCTTCACCATAGCGACCTCCAAGGAGCTCGCGGGGGCGCTTCCGAGCCAGTACCTGGGGCTCCTCAACGCGAGCGACGTGGGCAACGCCACCAACCACGTCTTCGCCGTCGAGTTCGACACCGTCCAGGACTTCGAGTTCGGGGACATCAACGACAACCACGTCGGCATCGACCTCAACAACCTCGCCTCCaacgcctccgccgccgccgcctactacgacggcgacggcgggaCGAAGAGCGACCTCAACCTCAAGAGCGGCGACACGATCCAGGGATGGGTCGACTACGACGGCGCCCGCAAGATGCTGTACGTGGCCATCTCCCCGTCCTCGACCAAGCCCAGCAAGCCCCTCCTCGCATTCCCCGTGGACCTCGCCCCCATACTGGAGGAGCGCATGTACGCGGGCTTCTCCGCCTCCACGGGGTTGCTCGCGAGCTCCCATTACCTGATGGGGTGGAGCTTCAAGATGAACGGCGCCGCCCAGTCGCTGGACCTGTCCTCGCTCCCCTCGCTCCCCCGCAGCAAGAAGAAGAACACCACCTTCATCCTCGCCACCTCCTTCTCCGCCTTCGTCCTCCTCGTGGGCGCGGCCGCCGCGGGGGCCTACCTCTTCTACAAGGTGAAGAACGCGGACGTCGTCGAGCCGTGGGAGCTCTGCTACGGGCCCCACAGGTACTCCTACAAGGAGCTCAAGCGCGCCACGAGGGGGTTCAGGGACAAGCAGCTCCTGGGGTTCGGCGGGTTCGGGAAGGTGTACAAGGGGACGCTCCCCGGgtcgggcgcgggcgcgggcgcggagGTGGCGGTGAAGCGGGTGTCGCACGAGTCGCGGCAGGGGATCCGCGAGTTCGTGGCGGAGATCGCGACCATCGGgcgcctccgccaccgcaaccTCGTCCAGCTCCAGGGCTGGTGCCGGCGCCGCGGCGACCTCCTCCTCGTCTACGACTACATGCCCAACGGGAGCCTCGACAAGTACCTCTTCTGCGACGGcacggaggaggacgaggagacCCAGAAGCGCGGCGGCGtgggggggcggcggcggcgcctgcTGACGTGGGCGGAGCGGTTCCGGATCCTGCGCGGGGTGGCGTCGGCGCTGCTCTACCTCCACGAGGAGTGGGAGCACGTGGTGGTCCACCGCGACGTGAAGGCGAGCAACGTGCTCCTCGACGCGGACCTCAACGGGCGCCTCGGCGACTTCGGCCTCGCCAAGCTCTACGAGCACGGGGCCAACCCGAGCACGACGCGCGTCGTGGGCACGCTCGGGTACCTGGCGCCCGAGATGACCCGCACGGGGCGCGCCACCACCGCGTCCGACGTGTTCGCCTTCGGGGCGCTGGCGCTCGAGGCCGCGTGCGGGCGCCGCCCCATCGACCCCAAGGCGGCGCCCGAGGAGCTCATCCTCGTGGAGTGGGTCTGGGAGCGCTGGGCCGCGGGGAGGTGGGCGGAGACGGTGGACGCGCGGCTGGGCGGGGACTACGACCGGGACGAGGCCATGGTCGCGATCAAGGTGGGGCTCATGTGCTCCCAccccgccgcggcggcgcgcCCCACCATGAGGGAGGTGGTGCGCTACCTcgacggcggcgacgcggcCGAGATGCCGGAGATTCGGagcccgccgccgccggggtACGAGGGGGCCGGGAAGGGCCACGAGGGATTCGACGACTTCGTCCACTCctacccctcctcctccttcgagAAGCTCTCCGCGTCCGCGAGCCCCGTCGCcgtgggcgtgggcgtgggcgtgggcgaGAGGGCCGCGGTGGGCCCCATGGGGTACTCGCCCCTGGCCCAGTCGCAGCCGCACTCGGACGTGACTGCGTGA
- the LOC109719610 gene encoding thaumatin-like protein — protein MGSSKALLFFLSIVVSIAFSSGIQLILVNNCANSVWPGIMGSAGQPTPQYGGFQLAAAEEVVFDVPAGWSGRIWGRQGCCFDEHGKGTCETGDCGNGLRCGGAGGKPPATVVEMTFGTARSPLHYYDVSLVDGFNLPVAMSPVGGGIGCGVAGCEVDLNVCCPSRFEVRSADGKVVGCKSACLALQTDKYCCVGEYGSPSSCKPTLFSHLFKSICPRAYSFAYDDPSSLNKCRASRYLITFCPPTR, from the exons atgggctcTTCAAAAGcacttctcttcttcctctccattgtcGTCTCCATTGCATTCTCTA GTGGAATTCAACTCATACTAGTAAACAACTGCGCCAACAGCGTGTGGCCGGGGATCATGGGCAGCGCCGGCCAGCCGACGCCGCAGTATGGTGGATTCCAGTTGGCGGCTGCCGAGGAAGTGGTGTTCGACGTGCCGGCCGGGTGGTCGGGGCGCATATGGGGCCGACAGGGCTGCTGCTTCGACGAGCATGGGAAGGGCACGTGCGAGACTGGCGACTGCGGCAACGGACTCCGCTGCGGCGGTGCCGGGGGGAAGCCCCCGGCCACGGTAGTCGAGATGACGTTCGGCACGGCGAGGTCGCCGTTGCACTACTATGACGTCAGCCTCGTCGACGGCTTCAACCTCCCCGTGGCCATGTCCCCCGTCGGGGGCGGAATCGGGTGCGGGGTGGCGGGGTGCGAG GTAGATCTGAACGTGTGTTGCCCGTCACGGTTCGAGGTGAGAAGTGCGGACGGAAAGGTGGTGGGCTGCAAAAGCGCATGTCTGGCGCTGCAAACAGATAAGTACTGCTGCGTGGGAGAATACGGATCTCCGAGTAGTTGCAAACCCACGCTCTTCTCCCATCTCTTCAAGTCCATATGCCCAAGAGCTTATAGCTTTGCTTATGATGATCCCTCCAGCTTGAATAAGTGCAGGGCATCGAGGTATCTCATCACCTTTTGCCCCCCAACAAGGTGA
- the LOC109719376 gene encoding pumilio homolog 3-like, which yields MATESPVSMVSEIGARSMVGSGGGEGFAGEDLEAELTMYRSGSAPPTVEGSLTAVGGASSGFGFASEEEIRSDPDYVSYYYTHVKLNPRLPPPTLSKEEWVSTKRVVGGIGDRRKPSRVEEGISNLGLAGEWSCRGDGLMGLSLEREKSFADILQDDLGPRSDIFDHLSHVVKHDALVDGVEPLHSTEIRRSINSSSSSSHTFASVVGSSLSRSKTPDPEFLPRAPSPGLPPVGVRISSSEKSLDSSASFNRVPSNLVESDDVLAALSCLNLQRETTDHQNFLFDSQDGQNHVKQMSFSDLNNSIGGRSDLRNSGIRSKQIEHHMPANLSSRSYQRTPALHQKFDGLNGAFTSYGPSGYPINPSIPSNMLNQSVGVDLTSTLGGGIFSPPTLTVQELQNLNQLSKQASGEALTDPLYMQYLKAAEYTARAAANYSDPSFERDFMGNSYSDILDIQKAYIGALRQPQKQYGMPLLTKSASFNHGQYGNGTFGPGMSTLARPVASPAFPGSPVRLGERGVHCFPSGLRNVGGSVMGSWPSDPNGNIKGNFSSSLLEEFKNNKTGCFELAEIVGHVVEFSSDQYGSRFIQQKLETATAEEKDMVFEEIMPHALSLMTDVFGNYVVQKFFEHGSVAQRRELAEQLNGHVLALSLQMYGCRVIQKAIEVIDLDQKTKLVTELDGQVMRCVRDQNGNHVVQKCIECIPEGSIQFIISTFYNQVVTLSTHPYGCRVIQRVLEHCNDPKTQQIVMGEILQSVCMLAQDQYGNYVVQHVLEHGKPEERSIIIEKLAGQIVQMSQQKFASNVVEKCLTFGGPAERQILINEMLGTTDENEPLQAMMKDQFANYVVQKVLETCNDQQRELILSRIKVHLNALKKYTYGKHIVARVEKLIAAGERRIGLQSPYPS from the exons ATGGCGACGGAGAGCCCCGTGTCGATGGTATCGGAGATAGGAGCTCGATCGATGGTGGGGAGTGGCGGGGGAGAGGGATTCGCTGGCGAGGATTTGGAGGCGGAGCTTACGATGTACCGGAGCGGCTCCGCCCCGCCCACCGTGGAGGGATCGCTCACCGCCGTGGGAGGGGCGAGTAGCGGGTTCGGATTCGCGTCGGAGGAGGAGATCCGATCCGATCCGGACTACGTATCGTACTACTACACGCACGTGAAGCTAAACCCTAGGCTCCCACCCCCGACTCTATCCAAGGAGGAGTGGGTATCGACGAAAAGGGTTGTGGGGGGTATTGGGGATAGGAGGAAACCGAGTAGGGTAGAGGAAGGGATTAGTAATTTAGGTTTAGCAGGGGAGTGGTCGTGTAGAGGAGATGGTTTGATGGGGCTTTCGCTTGAGAGGGAGAAGAGCTTTGCGGATATTCTTCAG GATGATCTTGGCCCCAGAAGTGACATCTTTGATCATCTCTCTCATGTAGTCAAACATGATGCACTTGTTGATGGTGTGGAACCACTTCATTCGACTGAGATCCGTCGGAGTATTAAttcatcgtcgtcatcatctCATACTTTTGCATCAGTGGTGggatcttctctctctagaagcaaaaCTCCAGATCCCGAATTTCTACCGAGGGCTCCAAGCCCGGGCCTTCCACCTGTGGGTGTAAGAATTAGCTCATCTGAGAAGTCACTTGATAGTTCAGCATCCTTCAATAGAGTCCCCTCAAACCTAGTAGAATCCGATGATGTTTTAGCTGCTTTGTCCTGCTTGAATCTTCAAAGAGAAACTACGGATCACcagaattttctttttgattcaCAAGATGGTCAGAACCATGTAAAGCAAATGTCATTCTCTGATCTGAATAATTCCATTGGAGGTCGATCGGACTTGAGAAATTCAGGGATAAGGTCAAAGCAAATTGAACATCATATGCCCGCTAACCTATCCTCTCGTTCTTATCAGAGGACTCCAGCTCTACATCAGAAATTCGATGGTCTTAATGGGGCTTTTACGAGCTATGGGCCAAGTGGGTATCCAATTAATCCTTCAATACCATCAAATATGTTAAATCAATCAGTAGGTGTCGACTTAACAAGTACTTTAGGGGGTGGTATTTTCTCCCCGCCAACCTTAACTGTACAGGAATTACAAAATCTCAATCAGCTTAGTAAACAAGCATCAGGAGAAGCCCTTACTGATCCACTTTACATGCAATATTTAAAGGCGGCTGAATATACAGCACGAGCTGCAGCTAATTATAGTGATCCTTCTTTTGAAAGGGATTTCATGGGAAATTCTTATTCTGATATACTTGATATTCAGAAAGCTTACATCGGGGCTTTGCGTCAACCGCAGAAACAGTATGGGATGCCTCTTCTAACTAAATCTGCTTCTTTTAATCATGGTCAATATGGTAATGGCACTTTTGGTCCTGGCATGAGCACTTTAGCACGTCCAGTTGCTTCACCAGCTTTTCCTGGAAGCCCTGTTAGGCTTGGTGAGCGCGGCGTGCATTGTTTTCCTTCTGGTTTGAGAAATGTAGGTGGAAGTGTTATGGGTTCTTGGCCCTCTGATCCAAATGGTAACATAAAGGGAAATTTTTCATCTTCGCTTCTAGAGGAGTTCAAGAACAATAAGACCGGATGTTTTGAGCTTGCTGAGATTGTTGGTCATGTTGTTGAGTTCAG TTCTGATCAGTATGGAAGCCGTTTCATACAACAGAAACTTGAAACAGCAACAGCTGAAGAAAAAGATATGGTTTTTGAAGAAATCATGCCACATGCTCTCTCCCTGATGACTGATGTATTTGGAAATTATGTGGTCCAaaag TTTTTTGAGCATGGAAGTGTAGCTCAAAGAAGGGAATTAGCTGAGCAGCTTAATGGACATGTATTAGCTCTCAGTCTTCAAATGTACGGCTGTCGAGTGATCCAGAAG GCCATAGAGGTCATCGATCTGGACCAGAAAACAAAGTTAGTTACTGAACTGGATGGCCAGGTAATGAGATGTGTACGCGATCAAAATGGAAATCATGTTGTCCAGAAATGTATTGAGTGCATTCCTGAGGGGTCCATTCAGTTTATTATCTCAACTTTCTACAATCAAGTAGTCACATTATCCACTCACCCATATGGTTGCCGTGTTATACAG AGAGTATTGGAGCATTGCAATGATCCTAAAACCCAGCAGATTGTGATGGGAGAGATTTTACAGTCTGTTTGCATGTTGGCACAAGATCAGTATGGGAATTATGTTGTTCAG CATGTTTTGGAGCACGGCAAGCCTGAAGAGCGATCTATTATTATCGAGAAGTTAGCTGGACAGATAGTTCAGATGAGCCAACAGAAGTTTGCTTCGAATGTTGTTGAGAAGTGTTTGACTTTTGGTGGTCCTGCAGAACGCCAAATTTTGATCAATGAGATGCTGGGCACCACTGATGAAAATGAGCCTCTCCAg GCAATGATGAAAGATCAATTTGCTAACTATGTTGTACAGAAAGTGTTGGAGACTTGCAATGATCAGCAAAGAGAGTTGATCCTTTCACGAATTAAGGTCCACTTAAATGCACTGAAGAAATATACTTACGGGAAACATATAGTTGCCCGTGTAGAGAAACTCATCGCAGCTGGGg AGAGGAGGATTGGACTACAATCCCCATACCCCTCTTAG
- the LOC109719233 gene encoding vacuolar amino acid transporter 1-like, with protein MKKDEETGPDRGFEFETDDEENQAQHDEGSDYSRSSSASASASSAHSSDYGGNEGVPSSYQPSWPQSYRQSIDMLSAVPSPRMGNILAAGSSLMQVGGSLSFLRAGSITLPPPEDAPATASLLAKPPLIVSSPSAHADADAASYAPLPPSTITPKASFLKSSYCELPPSPQCSTAQAIINGINVLCGVGILTTPYAIKEGGWLGMLLLFALGGISCYTGILLKKCLDSSPGLVTYPDIGQAAFGITGRLCISIVLYLELYACCVEYITLVSDSLTSIFPDAHVNFMGVALTPHQLFAISTAVAVLPTVWLRNLSLLSYLSAGGVVASLLVVLCLFWVGVVDGVGFRPSGTALDLSNLPVALGLYGFCYSGHSVFPNIYSSMKRRSQFPVVLIFSFLLCTILYAGVAAAGFLMFGESIKSQFTLNMPQQYLSSKLAVWTTVVNPFTKYALTMTPVALCLEELLPSTRQSYLIAVSIRTALVISTVIVALAVPFFGFVMALLGSVFTMLVALILPCLCYLTIQRRSLNLLQVCVCIVIIMVGVVCSCIGSYSSIKQMIDAKKN; from the exons ATGAAGAAGGATGAGGAGACTGGGCCGGACCGCGGGTTCGAGTTTGAGACCGACGACGAGGAGAACCAGGCACAGCACGACGAGGGATCCGACTACTCGCGGTCGTCGTCGGCATCCGCCTCGGCCTCCTCGGCGCATTCCTCCGACTACGGTGGCAATGAGGGTGTGCCCAGCTCTTACCAGCCCTCATGGCCGCAGAGCTACAG GCAATCAATTGATATGTTGAGTGCGGTGCCGTCGCCGAGGATGGGCAACATCTTGGCGGCGGGGTCGAGCCTGATGCAGGTGGGCGGGTCACTCTCGTTCCTGCGCGCGGGCTCGATCACGTTGCCTCCTCCAGAGGACGCACCGGCCACCGCCTCCCTCCTCGCAAAGCCTCCTCTCATcgtctcctccccctccgctcACGCCGACGCTGACGCCGCCTCCTACgcccctctccctccctcaaCCATCACCCCCAAAGCCTCCTTCCTCAAATCCTCCTACTGCGAATTGCCACCCTCACCGCAGTGCTCCACTGCTCAAGCCATCATCAACG GAATCAATGTTCTTTGTGGAGTGGGAATTCTCACTACCCCTTATGCAATCAAAGAAGGTGGATGGTTGGGCATGCTCTTACTGTTTGCGCTCGGCGGCATCTCCTGTTACACCGGAATCTTGCTAAAGAAATGCTTGGATAGCTCTCCAGGATTAGTGACTTATCCCGACATCGGACAGGCCGCTTTCGGAATAACTGGCAGATTATGCATATCT ATTGTGCTTTACCTAGAGCTTTAT GCCTGTTGTGTGGAGTACATTACTCTGGTGAGTGATAGCTTGACGTCGATATTCCCCGACGCCCATGTAAATTTCATGGGAGTTGCTCTAACTCCTCATCAGCTATTCGCTATATCGACGGCCGTCGCAGTTCTCCCCACTGTTTGGCTCAGAAACCTGAGTTTGTTGTCATATCTTTCAG CTGGAGGAGTCGTCGCGTCATTGTTGGTGGTCCTCTGCTTGTTTTGGGTGGGTGTGGTAGACGGAGTTGGGTTCCGACCGTCCGGGACTGCATTGGATCTCTCCAACCTCCCCGTCGCACTTGGCTTATACGGTTTCTGCTATTCAGGCCATTCCGTTTTTCCTAACATATATTCTTCGATGAAGAGACGCTCGCAATTTCCGGTAGTTCTGATCTTCAG TTTTCTGCTATGCACCATTCTATATGCCGGAGTAGCTGCCGCGGGGTTTCTGATGTTTGGTGAATCCATTAAGTCTCAGTTTACACTTAATATGCCACAACAGTATCTATCTTCAAAACTAGCAGTTTGGACGACG GTAGTAAACCCATTCACGAAATACGCATTGACGATGACTCCTGTCGCATTGTGCCTGGAGGAGCTCTTACCTTCGACTCGGCAATCTTATTTGATTGCAGTGTCAATAAGAACTGCACTGGTTATCTCAACTGTGATTGTTGCTCTTGCTGTTCCTTTTTTTG GTTTTGTCATGGCATTACTGGGGTCTGTTTTTACGATGCTAGTG GCTCTGATTTTACCCTGCTTATGCTATCTTACAATCCAGCGAAGATCACTAAATCTTTTACAG GTATGCGTGTGCATTGTGATTATAATGGTTGGAGTGGTATGTTCCTGCATTGGCTCATACTCCTCAATTAAGCAGATGATTGATGCCAAAAAGAATTAG